The genomic DNA catgAATTCACACATGAACACAGGCATGCAAGTGAACACTCACATGCGCACAAACTGAAATAACTTACAGCAAGCAAGCTTGTGCTTCACCAACTTCCCAGGCAGGAGTATAACAGAAGGAAACATGGGTTgagacaaagaaatttaaaaaaaacattaaaaatgtgaaaataaaggtaaataaaaaagtatagagtttttaattttaattgcttcaaaaataaatgagcaaagcAAAACTTTTTGCTGGTGGATTGTAATTTTAAGTAAGacataaaagtaaattttatgacAAAATATCACAATTCATGGCCAAATTTGATTTGCCAGTGTTTTGCTGAAAAATCTTTACATCTGTATTCATAATAATTAAAGCACATTTACCATTTGTTTTCTCtacttgtgatgtctttgtctgcttttggcaTCAGGGTGAGTTGATAAGTGTTGATGTCACAGAATGAGTTGATAAgtgcttcctcttcttctatttcctgTAAGAAGTTATGAAAGATCAATAGTTATTCTAATTTAAATGGTGGAATTCATCTGTAAAACCACATGGGCTTGGCCTACTCCTTGGTGCATACCCAAGATAAGTGAAAGCATACGTTCAGTTGTACAAAAAAGTTTAtaagcattattaataatagtcaaagtgtggaaatgacccaaatgcccattaactgatgaatggttGAATAAAAAATGGCATACCCACACAAAGGAATATTGTTgggcaaaaaaatgaataaattactgaTAGATACTCCAACgtggatgaacttcaaaaacatatttctaaGTTTAATAAGTTAGATGGAAAAGACCGCGTATTGtatgatattatttatattaaatgtgcAGAATAGCCAAatctataaaaacataaaagtaccTTAGTGGTTCCTAGGTTTGGGGGTCAGAGAATGGGAAATGACTGCTAGCCAGTACAAGCTCTCATTTAGGAGtgataaaaatacacaactctttaaatatactaaaaattatgtCTTAAGTCTTAAATATCTCTaaaatcatttgcatttgacaagaaaaaaatcatgtgaaataaacaaaaagtgaatTAATCCTGTAAAAATACAGCAgtaagagaaatggaagaaaggaagaatatataGACAAAGAAAGTAGAACATGCATATGAATTGATCCgtcaaagaagaaaactaagcCAGAGCAACAGCATAAATATCACAAGCTGTGATCAATAATTCTTTTCTGAATTGAAAGAAGATTGAAACTTCCTATTGAAAGAGTACATTATATTCTATGTCAGTAAAGAATGATCAGTATTAAGTTATATGTATTAGTCAGTATTTTCTATACAGAAGCCAGATCCAGAAACTTTGTTACTTTTAAGGATTAGGAAAATAAACTGGcaacacatttttcaaaagtagTACTTCATGCCAAGAAAAATGGAATCAAGGAAACTGAAAACAAGACAAATGTGAATATAGGATTAAAGGTAACAAAACTGAAATGTAACTGTTAATTACTAAATCAATATTGTCATAGTACAAAACCAAGAAGTTGCATCTAAAAAAAGGACAATGGGGATAATGTtaaggtgatttttaaatgtgtttgtgtgtgtttgtatgacTGTATATACATGCTTGTATATGCCTCTGTTTGTGTATGACATATTTGTAATACGGACATTATGAGAAACCAAAGACTAAATATACGtttaacaataattaaaattacacctaacataccttaaaaaaaatacattcagtATAGTTTCGTAAGTCTAAATATATTATCAAGTGTTTCAGAAGGGTAAAAATAAATGCTTAGGAAAAGATATATTTAGGCAATATGCATGGAAAAAGTATTGGTTCTAATATTAATATCAAGAAATATAGAATGCAGGaaataacatcaaaataaattaaaactacttTGCAATGATTACGTAATGCACAATGAAGACTTAGCAGTGAGTGTTATCTATGCAAAAAGTATCGTAGCAACAAATATCTTAAATCAGGAAATTTCTCATATGGGAGATGCAAAGACAGACATAGCATCATTTTAACGTTAGGAAAACCTAATACATctctgttatatatttttagtcaaCAAACATTAATGAGGACATAACAGAATTACTAAACAAGTAAtaagattgtttttaaagataagtaTGTATCAAACATTGACCAGAATAAGagaagattctttttcttttcaagactATGTGCAGCATTCGTGCAAAATgtcaatattagaaaaaaatgaggtcTGAATACAGAAAATGATACAAACTGCGatctgttttgaaataaaatacaattaaataaaaagactGTCAAACTATTCCATTTAGccattgaaaaataattaaagtactcctaattcaaagagaaataaggaaaaagtgagaaataTTGATAATGAAAGGGTGAGAGAGTAAGATATGTGGAATGCTACTGACATGGTGACAGTGGAAAATCCACATCCAAAGTAGAAGGTTCgaaaagaatagcaaaatagatcagtggaaggatgatgaaaattataaaagtgaaaaactaaCCAGAAATTCTACaaagaataacaaatatttaaaagaaaaattttatctctgtttcatgtATATCtctaaattgaattaaataagcTGTTTTGACAGAATGCtggctaaaatattttctcattaagaGAATATATTTCGAGCAACAATATGTGTCAGACGTGGTTCCAGACTCTGGAAAATAGAttagacaataaattatatataaatgaaaatgcatATTATGTAAAATACTGATAAGTACCATGGGAAAATTTAAGGAAGGTAGACTATGAGGAGATACTACGGGGATAAATTGCAATTATAATGTAGTCAATAAGAGTCTCACTAAGAAGAGATCTTTGAAGGAAAGAATCATGTGAATACCAGTGTGCAGAGCCTTCCAAACATgagaaaggaaatgcagaaaaaccATGGgaaaaatttattgtggtaagagGAGCTCTATATGAGTAATGCTGAGGTGTTATTTAAACTTAATAATCCCACTTTAGGGAAATATCCTAAAGTTGCACTCTATTTTCTAGGAGATTGTTCTGTTGTTACTACAtagatttttatgaaataataataacagtgatAATGATGAGAGTAAGTAAGGAAGAATAAAACACTACTACGTATAATCAACTTTGAAGAAGACATGTCTAGTAATGCAAATAAGGTGGTTGGAAACAGAGCTGAACATGCGCATAGGAAAGACTCTATTCTATATCTTGACTCTTGGGCCCAGACACTGAGGAGACGTGATTCTTCAAGGGCATCACAAGAGGGTAAAgagtcaaggaaaaaaatagagtccAAACTGAGTCAGGATCACCCCTGCAGGGAGACTCATAAAGATGGCTAGGGCTTACTTGTGGGAAGAGCCCAATATGCCAGCCAGTCGTACCTTATTCTCTGATGTGCTTATCTCCTGTCATTCTTGAGTTTAAGTATAATCTTGATAAATGCTAATGACTAATCTCTGTATTttgagaggaaataaagaatggGTTTAATGCTCATGTTCtggatgaaataataaaataataaaagaggagAAGTGCTCCCTCACAAACAACATGATGATGGACAGCAGGAATTTTAACACATGTTCTGTGGTCCTTGAACCATAGGCTGGGATTAGATTGCTGCAAATGCATAGATCTAAGCATGTAGCAGAGTACTTTGAACTGGATTCTGATACCAATGACTCCGTACAGAGTGGATTGGGATTATATGAACTGTGAGTTTATTATCATTGAGGTGGTATTTGCTCAAGCTAGGCAGTTATAATTATAAAGTTACTTGTGATTGCCACTATGGGAGCCTATCCAATTTGAGTGACATGGAGATGAAAGATAATACTTACAATTTAATGTAAAGGTTACATACATAtatgcctgtgtgtatgtgtaaataaactaatatttgtatttttaaatcttaatccccagtacctcagaatgtaactgtacttggagatagagtctttgaGGAGGTAACTGGCTTAAAATTAGGCATTTAgagtgggccttaatccaatatgactgctgGCCTTGTAAGAGGAGGATATCAGGAACAAacattcagagagaaaatatcaTGTGAAGACATAAGGAGAAGTTGGTCATCTGCAAGCTAGGGAGAGAGAAGtttcagaagaaatcaaattAGTCAACACCTTGATCTAAAACTCTAGCATCCAgaagagtgagaaaataaatttctgttgttttatcaATCCAGTCTTTGGTACTCTGTTTTGCCAGCCCCAGCAAAATAGTACAACCAGTATCagcatacatatgtgtatatgtgtgtatatatgtttgtgtgtatttgggggacatatctatatctatatctctctACATATAAACTTAGAAGCAGTTGGATAACAGTTTTCTGCATGTGTAAACACTGCATAGATAGCTGGTTGACTATGACCTTTATTTAACAATTTCTGAGAACAGAAAGGGACTATGAAACTAAAAACAATACTTTAACCATAACTCTTTGATATAGAGACAATGAACACGAATTTTAATTGCTTTCAATTGAATATTTAGTGTGAAGAGTATATATTATTGATAAATCAATTTTTCCCAAACACTCTTTTTACTGCCTCTTTTACATCTTTATTCCTTAAACTGTAGATGATGGGATTCAGCATGGGAATGGCAATGCTGTAAAAAATCGACACTATCATGTCCCGGTCCAAACAGTAGCTGGAATTTGGTCTCACATACATGGAGAAGACTGTTCCATAAAAAAGTGACACTCCAGTTAGGTGAGAGCCATATGTAGAAAAGACTTTTTGTCTCCCTTCAGCAGAACGCATCCTCAGAATGGCCAACAGAATGAAACCATAGGAGACCAGGACAATCAGGATAGTGACAATTTCAATAATGCCTGTAAAGTAGAAGACTAGAAGATGGTTTTTGCTCGTGTCAGAACAAGAAATGGCGAGGACAGGAGGGATGTCACAAAAAAAATGTCTAATTTCATTAGATGCACAGAAGGATAGGGTAAATGTTGCCCCTGTGTGCACTGAAGCATTAAAAATGCCACAAAGATAGGAAAAGATGATGAGTGGCACGTAGACCCTGGGTGATATGTTAACTGAATACAGCAGAGGGTTGTAGATTGCTACATAGCGATCATATGCCATTGCAGCCAGGAGAAAGCATTCTGAGGTTGCAAAAGTAACATAGAAAAACATCTGTGCTGCACATCCAAGGAATGATATAGTTTTATTCTCTGACAGGAAATTGATTAACATTTTTGGGGTGACAACCGAAGAAAGGCAGGCATCCAAGAATGATAACACACTCAGAAAATAGTACATAGGGTTGTGGAGCCGGGAATCCCCAATAACCAACACAATCTGTCCCAAATTTCCTACCAGAGTGAAAAGATAGATTGTTAGAAAtagcaaaaataggaagagttGCACCTCAAAATCACCCAAGAAGCCCACCAATATAAACATGGTAACTTCACTCGTATTCTTCACCTGGACTGTGTATAAATCTACATCTGATGGCAACTCTggcatttcagattttatttttatgttctaaatgcaatatttttggaaatagaaTGCACTCAGTTACATCCTCACGTTTGCTTCTGAGAAGAGCATATTGGAATCCTTGGCAGTGAAGGAATAGGCAGTGATGAAGAAGTTGAGTTCAAGTGGATGTATCGCCCTGTATCGATAAagtaattatttcatttggttGCTTGATAAATTTATCACGTGAAGAAAAGCCAATTTACTTGGTTTAATTGTTAGTGTATTTTATCTTACACTTACTCCCTCCTCTCTTCATATTACATCACCTTAAAACtcacaaagacaaataaatatacaaatttttaaacGCAAAAGTATTATAATAGATAGTACTACACATCTGAGTTTTAATCCCAGGTTTTCCACAGTGTACATGACAAGCCTTTCCTTAAAGTTCATAATTAGTAAAATTGAAGCAAATACACTTAAATCACAAGATTGGGttgaaataaactataaaatcaacgtgaaaattatttaaattttaaaatattcccaggTGGCTAGAAAATGCAGTGTTAGACTTACTTTTCAGCTTGTTGTACGAAGCACCCTTTTCCAATCAAACAATTTGATATCTTTTCTGgctattttcccatttcattagGACTTCTATAACAGTAGTGAATAGAACAATAGA from Equus przewalskii isolate Varuska unplaced genomic scaffold, EquPr2 contig_452, whole genome shotgun sequence includes the following:
- the LOC139081316 gene encoding olfactory receptor 5T1-like, translated to MPELPSDVDLYTVQVKNTSEVTMFILVGFLGDFEVQLFLFLLFLTIYLFTLVGNLGQIVLVIGDSRLHNPMYYFLSVLSFLDACLSSVVTPKMLINFLSENKTISFLGCAAQMFFYVTFATSECFLLAAMAYDRYVAIYNPLLYSVNISPRVYVPLIIFSYLCGIFNASVHTGATFTLSFCASNEIRHFFCDIPPVLAISCSDTSKNHLLVFYFTGIIEIVTILIVLVSYGFILLAILRMRSAEGRQKVFSTYGSHLTGVSLFYGTVFSMYVRPNSSYCLDRDMIVSIFYSIAIPMLNPIIYSLRNKDVKEAVKRVFGKN